In the Campylobacter concisus genome, TTGCAATCTCTGGCAAGCTTTTAAGCGACCCTGAGTTTTTACTTGGCAGAAGTGGCAAAATTTTATATAGCCAAGCTCCAACACCAACAGCAAAAATTCCTATCAATCCAAAGGTCACACGCCAACCAAGTGCATCACCTAAAATTCTTCCAAGTGGCAGACCAAGTATCATCGCTAGCGATGTGCCAAGAGCTAGTAATCCAAGAGCTTGTGAGCTTTTATTTATCGGAGCTAGCCTAACAGCAAGTGAAGCAGTGATAGCCCAAAAAATAGCATGAGCAATAGCTATCATCAACCGAGCAATAATTAAAATTTTAAAATTCCAAGCAAAGGCGCAAAGCGTATGAGCTACAACAAATACGATAAAAACTTTTAAAAGAAGAGATCTTCGTTCTAAATTTGCAGTTAAAAGCATAAGCGGTAAAGAGAGTATCGTGACGCTCCACGCATAAATCGTGATGATAAGGCCGGTATCGGCCGTGCTCATGTCAAAATCTTTCGCAATATCACTTAAAAGTGGCACTGGGACAAACTCAGTAGTGTTAAATATAAAAGCACAAAAAGTAAGAGCTATAACCCTTAAATAGGCTACCCTATGAACACTTATCAAATTTTATCTTTAATTTTTTTCATTACGGTAATGGAATTTTGCTTAAAGTTAGTAATTCAAAAGACAAAATTCTCAGAATTTATTAATGACATAGATTAATAGTAGATTTTGGAAACTATCTCTATAATAAAAGATTTTTAAAAATCGTAAGAAAATTTAAGGCGGAAAAATGGCTAAAATAATGAAAACTATGGACGGAAACGAAGCTGCGGCGCACGCGGCTTACGCATTTACGGAGGTTGCGGGCATCTACCCGATCACTCCTAGCTCGCCGATGGCCGATTACACCGATATGTGGGCGGCTCAGGGTAAGAAAAATCTATTCGGCATGCCGGTTAAAGTAGTCGAAATGCAAAGCGAGGGCGGAGCTGCTGGTACCGTGCACGGCTCGCTGCAAGTAGGCGCGCTGACTACGACGTACACGGCTTCGCAAGGCCTTTTGCTAAAAATCCCCAATATGTACAAAATCGCAGGCCAGCTACTACCCGGCGTCATCCACGTGAGCGCGCGCTCTATCGCGGCCCAGGCGCTTTCTATCTTTGGCGATCATCAGGACATTTATGCCTGTCGCCAGACGGGATTTGCTATGCTGGCAAGTGGTTCCGTGCAAGAGGTCATGGATATCGCGGGCGTCGCGCATCTAGCCGCGATCAAGGGTCGCGTGCCGTTTTTGCACTTTTTCGACGGATTTCGCACGAGCCACGAGATACAAAAGATCGAGGTACTTGACTACGCGCACTTTGATAGGCTTCTTGACCGCGAGGCGCTGCAAAAATTTAGAGACGAGGCGCTAAGCCCAGAAAACCCGAAAACTCGCGGTACGGCACAAAACGACGACATCTACTTCCAGACGCGCGAGCTAGCTAACCGCTACTACGACGCGGTGCCTGATATCGTGGCCGAGTATCTAAAAGAAATTTCAAAAATCACGGGACGCGATTATAAGCCGTTTAATTATTACGGCGATCCGCACGCTACGCGCCTCGTGGTCGCGATGGGCTCTGTCACGCAAACTCTAGAAGAAGTCGTCGATCACCTACGCGCAAAAGGCGAAAAAGTAGGCGTGCTAAAAGTGCATCTATACCGTCCGTTTAGCCTAAAATACCTATTTGACGTGATGCCTGAAACGGTAGAAAAGATCGCCGTGCTAGACCGCACGAAAGAGCCCGGAAGCCTCGGCGAGCCGCTATATCTGGACGTTAAGGCTGCGTTTTACGGACGCAAAAATCAGCCCGTGATCGTAGGCGGCCGCTACGGCCTAAGCTCAAAAGACGTCGATCCGGCTCAGATGCTAGCAGTCTTTGAAAATCTAAATTTAGAGGGGCCTAAAAACGGCTTTACCGTCGGTATCGAGGACGACGTGACATTTACATCGTTAAAAGTCGGCGAGAAAATTTCGCTAAGCGATGCAAGCGTGAAAGAGTGCCTATTTTACGGTCTTGGCGCGGACGGTACCGTAGGAGCCAATAAAAACTCCATCAAAATCATCGGCGATAAAACCGATCTTTACGCGCAGGCCTATTTTGCCTACGATAGCAAAAAATCAGGCGGCTACACACGCTCGCACCTGCGCTTCGGCAAAAACCCGATCCGCTCGACCTACCTCGTCTCAAATCCGCACTTCGTAGCCTGCTCGGTCGCTGCGTATCTTGAAATTTACGACGTCATAGACGGTATCCGCGAGGGCGGGACGTTCCTGCTAAACTCGATCTGGGACGCCGAGCAGACGGTCGCTAAACTGCCGAATAAAGTAAAGAAAATTTTAGCCGCTAAAAGAGTAAATTTCTACATCATCAACGCCACTAAGCTAGCTCGCGAGATCGGGCTAAAAAACCGCACGAACACCATCATGCAGTCGGCGTTTTTTAAGCTTGCAGACATCATCCCGTTTGCCGACGCGCAAAAATACATGAAAGAGTACGCGCACAAAGCCTACGCCAAAAAGGGCGAAGCGATCGTGGAGATGAACTACAAGGCTATCGATATGGGCGCGGACGGGCTGGTTAAGGTCGCAGTCGACCCTAGCTGGGCAAATTTGACGGATGACGCCGCAAATGAGGAAAAATACGTCGGCGACGAATTTATAGAAAAAATCGTTAAACCTATCAATGCCGCTAGGGGTGACAGCCTGCCCGTTTCGGCCTTTGTGGGTTTTGAAGACGGACACTTTAAATCAGGCACTACGGCATACGAAAAACGCGGTATCGGCGTGATGGTGCCAAAATGGATCGAGGAAAATTGCATCCAGTGCAACCAGTGCGCCTTCGTCTGCCCGCACGCGGTGATCCGCCCGTTTCTCATCGACGAAAACGAGCTCGCCGCCGCGCCGCAAACTGTGCAAGATCACGTCCTAGACGCAAAAGGTAAAGAGGTAAAATGGCTAAAATACAAAATCCAAGTGAGTCCTCTAGACTGTACGGGCTGCGAGCTGTGCGCTCAAAACTGCCCGAGCAAGGAAAAATCGCTCGTCATGGTTCCTTTGGCCGAGGAGATGGAGAAAAACGAACAGGAAAACGCCGATTATTTATTTAAAAAGGTAACCTACAAAGACGACCTAATGAGCAAAGATAGCGTCAAGGGCGTTGGCTTTGCACAGCCGCTATTTGAGTTTCACGGCGCGTGCCCCGGATGCGGCGAGACGCCTTATATCGGGCTTGTTACGAGACTGTTCGGCGACCGTATGATCGTGGCAAATGCCACCGGTTGTAGCTCGATCTACGGCGGTAGCGCGCCTTCGACGCCTTATACGACGAACAAAGAGGGCAAGGGCGTAGCGTGGGCAAATTCGCTCTTTGAGGATAACGCGGAGTTTGGTATGGGTATGAACGTCGCGGTAGAGACACTTCGTCACCGTATAGAAGACGTAATGCTACGCACCAAAGATGCCGTGCCAAATGCCCTAGCCGCGCTATACTCCGACTGGATCGCGCACAAAAACGACGGCGAGAAAACGACGCAAATCACTAAAATTTTAACGCCGATTTTGGAGCAAAATTTAGACGTAGAGGGCGTGAAAGAAATTTTAGAGCTAAAAAGATATCTCGTCAAAAAATCCCAGTGGATCATCGGCGGCGACGGCTGGGCCTACGACATCGGCTTTGGCGGGCTTGACCACGTGCTAGCTAGCGGCGAGAACGTAAACGTACTGGTGCTTGACACTGAAGTTTACTCAAACACCGGCGGTCAAAGCTCAAAATCAAGTCGCGCGGGTTCGATAGCGCAATTTACGGCATCTGGCAAGCCGATGCAGAAAAAAGACCTAGGCTACATCGCGATGACCTACGGAAATATCTTCGTAGCTCAAATTAACTCAAACGCGAGCCAGGCAAACACGATAAAAGCCATCGCTGCAGCCGAGGCCTACGACGGACCTAGCCTCGTGATCGCGTATTCGCCGTGTATCGCGCACGGTATAAAAGGCGGCATGGCCTACTCCGGCGGTCAAGGCGAACTAGCGACTAAATGCGGCTACTGGCCGACCTACATCTACGATCCGCGCCTAATCAAAGAGGGCAAAAATCCGCTCAAAATGACCTCAAAAGAGCCGGATTGGTCGCTTTACGAGGAGTTTTTGCTAAACGAGGTTCGCTACAACTCGCTTAGAAAGACAAATCCGCAGCACGCGGACGAGCTGCTAGCTAAAAACAAGGCCGACGCGCAAAGACGCTACCGCCAGCTAAAACGGCTAAGCTTGGCTGACTTTAGCGACGAGGTCGAGTCTAGCGCGCCTGAGAGCGCCGAGGATGCCTCTGCCGATACCGTAGCCGAGTAAGGCGCAAATTTCTCTCGCCTAAATTTGACGGGCGAGGGAAAATATCTGTAAATTTAGCCGCTCGTTCGGGCGGTTAAATTTGCTTTCAAATTTGAAATTTTATTTAACGCGGCAAATTTAAAAGGCGCAAAATGAGCCAAACCCATCCTTTTAAACCGGTTTTTGATAAAAACTCTAAAATTTTAATCCTCGGTTCCTTTCCCTCCGCCCCCTCTCGCAAGCTGGGCTTTTACTACGCAAATCCGCAAAATCGCTTTTGGCTGGTGCTGGCCGGGATTTTAAACGCTCCGACGCCTACTAGTACGGATGAAAAGATAGATTTTCTGCTAGCTCACCGCATCGCTATCTACGACGCTGCGATCTCGTGCGAGATAAAGGGCTCGAGCGATGCTAAAATGACCGCCGTCAAGCCAGCAAATTTAGAGCCGATCTTTAGCGGAGCGCGCATAGCGCAGGTATTCGCAAACGGCGGCAAGGCGCACGAAATCTGCGAAAAGTATCTAAAAACTCGAATTTTAAACGCAACGGGTAAAGAACCCGTCAAGCTACCCTCGACTAGCTCCGCAAACGCAAATTTTAGCTTTGAAAGGCTCGTGCGCGAGTGGACGGTCGTCGTCGAAGCGTTAAAAGACGGT is a window encoding:
- a CDS encoding sugar transporter yields the protein MISVHRVAYLRVIALTFCAFIFNTTEFVPVPLLSDIAKDFDMSTADTGLIITIYAWSVTILSLPLMLLTANLERRSLLLKVFIVFVVAHTLCAFAWNFKILIIARLMIAIAHAIFWAITASLAVRLAPINKSSQALGLLALGTSLAMILGLPLGRILGDALGWRVTFGLIGIFAVGVGAWLYKILPLLPSKNSGSLKSLPEIARNGLLMVVFLLTAIIISAHFSTYSYIEPFAKDISGFDGKFITIFLLIFGVAGVVASLLFSKFYKLIPNTFSAISIMLILCCLILLNFIAKNEVLMLVLAFVWGLGIAGVNMSFQIKVLSLASNATDAAMAIFSAIYNIGIGAGALIGHQTIVHLGEQNIGNVGSFFAASGLIIFLFTVSKIKRV
- the nifJ gene encoding pyruvate:ferredoxin (flavodoxin) oxidoreductase; its protein translation is MAKIMKTMDGNEAAAHAAYAFTEVAGIYPITPSSPMADYTDMWAAQGKKNLFGMPVKVVEMQSEGGAAGTVHGSLQVGALTTTYTASQGLLLKIPNMYKIAGQLLPGVIHVSARSIAAQALSIFGDHQDIYACRQTGFAMLASGSVQEVMDIAGVAHLAAIKGRVPFLHFFDGFRTSHEIQKIEVLDYAHFDRLLDREALQKFRDEALSPENPKTRGTAQNDDIYFQTRELANRYYDAVPDIVAEYLKEISKITGRDYKPFNYYGDPHATRLVVAMGSVTQTLEEVVDHLRAKGEKVGVLKVHLYRPFSLKYLFDVMPETVEKIAVLDRTKEPGSLGEPLYLDVKAAFYGRKNQPVIVGGRYGLSSKDVDPAQMLAVFENLNLEGPKNGFTVGIEDDVTFTSLKVGEKISLSDASVKECLFYGLGADGTVGANKNSIKIIGDKTDLYAQAYFAYDSKKSGGYTRSHLRFGKNPIRSTYLVSNPHFVACSVAAYLEIYDVIDGIREGGTFLLNSIWDAEQTVAKLPNKVKKILAAKRVNFYIINATKLAREIGLKNRTNTIMQSAFFKLADIIPFADAQKYMKEYAHKAYAKKGEAIVEMNYKAIDMGADGLVKVAVDPSWANLTDDAANEEKYVGDEFIEKIVKPINAARGDSLPVSAFVGFEDGHFKSGTTAYEKRGIGVMVPKWIEENCIQCNQCAFVCPHAVIRPFLIDENELAAAPQTVQDHVLDAKGKEVKWLKYKIQVSPLDCTGCELCAQNCPSKEKSLVMVPLAEEMEKNEQENADYLFKKVTYKDDLMSKDSVKGVGFAQPLFEFHGACPGCGETPYIGLVTRLFGDRMIVANATGCSSIYGGSAPSTPYTTNKEGKGVAWANSLFEDNAEFGMGMNVAVETLRHRIEDVMLRTKDAVPNALAALYSDWIAHKNDGEKTTQITKILTPILEQNLDVEGVKEILELKRYLVKKSQWIIGGDGWAYDIGFGGLDHVLASGENVNVLVLDTEVYSNTGGQSSKSSRAGSIAQFTASGKPMQKKDLGYIAMTYGNIFVAQINSNASQANTIKAIAAAEAYDGPSLVIAYSPCIAHGIKGGMAYSGGQGELATKCGYWPTYIYDPRLIKEGKNPLKMTSKEPDWSLYEEFLLNEVRYNSLRKTNPQHADELLAKNKADAQRRYRQLKRLSLADFSDEVESSAPESAEDASADTVAE
- a CDS encoding DNA-deoxyinosine glycosylase, with product MSQTHPFKPVFDKNSKILILGSFPSAPSRKLGFYYANPQNRFWLVLAGILNAPTPTSTDEKIDFLLAHRIAIYDAAISCEIKGSSDAKMTAVKPANLEPIFSGARIAQVFANGGKAHEICEKYLKTRILNATGKEPVKLPSTSSANANFSFERLVREWTVVVEALKDG